A window from Carassius gibelio isolate Cgi1373 ecotype wild population from Czech Republic chromosome B3, carGib1.2-hapl.c, whole genome shotgun sequence encodes these proteins:
- the LOC127952564 gene encoding uncharacterized protein LOC127952564 — translation MCFPVELDTLTCGKSLPSNSRLVSLAPEIDQSTGLIRVGGRLRRSELLRPDTVHPIVIDPKHPLSQLLIQHYDEKLHHPGPERVFAELRRKYWIIRGREAVRRHQHQCRECKKWRGKPEVPKMADLPPARLRLHRPAFYSTGVDCFGPYTIKVGRRNEKRWGIIFKCMTTRGVYIDLLPKIDTDSFLMALRKFTARRGTPHELYSDQGTNFKGGERELSEAFAAMQPNLQSQLAKQKIQFKFNPPGAPHFGGLWEREIRSLKSALNVTLGAQHVTEEVLSTVLTEIEGMLNSKPLGYVSSDVADVDPITPNSLLLGRPDPDLPQIVYPESELLSRKRWRHSQVLADHFWAHFIKRYLPELQTRAKWITETGKDLKTGTVVMIVDHQLPRALWPVGKVSATVPGADGKIRTAEVQVQGRKYIQPVSKLICLPPLPEDNKDS, via the coding sequence ATGTGTTTCCCAGTTGAACTTGATACATTAACATGTGGTAAATCTTTGCCTTCCAACAGCAGATTAGTCTCACTTGCACCGGAGATTGACCAATCTACTGGGCTCATAAGAGTTGGTGGCCGTTTGCGACGTAGTGAGCTACTTAGGCCAGATACTGTCCATCCAATTGTCATTGATCCCAAACACCCACTCAGTCAACTCCTGATCCAACATTATGATGAAAAACTTCATCATCCTGGCCCAGAAAGAGTATTTGCTGAGTTACGCCGTAAATATTGGATCATCAGAGGGCGAGAAGCAGTACGGCGGCACCAACATCAGTGTCGTGAATGCAAAAAATGGCGTGGAAAGCCTGAAGTGCCAAAAATGGCTGATTTACCACCAGCCCGACTCCGTCTCCACCGCCCAGCTTTTTATTCGACAGGTGTTGACTGTTTTGGGCCTTATACAATCAAAGTAGGCCGCCGCAATGAGAAACGGTGGGGgatcatatttaaatgtatgacgaCCAGAGGAGTCTACATTGATTTACTTCCTAAAATTGATACTGATTCATTCCTCATGGCCCTACGCAAATTCACTGCACGCAGAGGAACTCCCCATGAACTCTATTCTGACCAGGGAACCAACTTCAAGGGAGGAGAAAGGGAACTATCAGAAGCATTTGCGGCCATGCAACCCAATCTGCAAAGTCAGCTTGCAAAGCAGAAAATTCAGTTCAAATTCAATCCCCCTGGAGCTCCTCATTTTGGTGGACTATGGGAGAGGGAGATCAGGTCTCTAAAATCTGCTCTCAATGTTACCCTTGGAGCCCAACATGTAACTGAGGAAGTGCTTAGCACAGTGCTTACAGAGATCGAAGGCATGTTAAACTCCAAACCCCTGGGCTACGTGTCATCGGATGTAGCAGATGTTGACCCCATCACACCAAACAGCCTGTTATTGGGGCGGCCAGACCCTGATTTACCCCAAATTGTATACCCTGAGTCCGAATTACTAAGCAGAAAACGCTGGAGACATAGCCAGGTCCTTGCCGACCATTTTTGGGCCCACTTCATCAAGAGATACTTGCCTGAACTGCAAACTCGTGCAAAGTGGATTACTGAGACTGGCAAAGATCTAAAGACCGGGACAGTAGTGATGATCGTGGATCACCAATTGCCTCGAGCCCTCTGGCCAGTGGGCAAGGTCTCAGCCACAGTACCCGGTGCTGATGGGAAAATTAGAACTGCTGAAGTACAAGTGCAGGGTCGGAAATACATCCAACCAGTGAGTAAACTTATCTGTTTGCCACCTCTACCTGAGGATAACAAAGACTCGTAA
- the LOC127952094 gene encoding interferon-induced very large GTPase 1-like: MLQTPADSIPKASSRGKDKDFGTRVRPDQWLQEENKTINSLFHRLHLEYRHHHKLRAADVLQITEHSLQSHESCPEEELVQTFIQKLLLMNYRARYINVNKAKEQVRVQQRDNSSEDEDTIFDHFFKEKPSSNKGTCQSDLIHPMDVQMAVFHCADGFLKQLMVTKLSQCQYALPLLVPDPFTKQIEFPLWTFRQINKSWKIRNTNNETISKSQPIYKAQTPMVFFFRFASVSSSKSQLMNSLINEKHNTFFHRNCPGSSRTRVLMDGVVEIAWFCPSGTNDDKFTDCVAFCNLHGDAGDHEKQLQILTEMASVSVVLLPQLQRNDRSATIIQNLFKYKKPLICIFTEDESTVTEMKKGKFKIGLKYRNQSDVSEELRRAITDCLSESSSTFRLEDVSKHSDIRVDEDDDDDCRKGREAAQQMMSLLEKKDLTEIKETFLPHQGKLWHQWSQKNKELHRSRGDEIEMDISRKQTEMTKIREQQYESDISEFMKLFINEICSNAVIKKIYFLKRLEIFLDEYITTDFSTIHSKYDEKWSTVVRLIANYDRSEQLTTEQTDLERISEKLQAATFGLEHIIREIGQIYESCSSVKKNKKDLEVHFSSLPSLAAEMMISGFPLELMDGDAAHVPVIWISAVLDELVQKLGDQRVFVLSVLGVQSSGKSTMLNAMFGLEFAVSAGRCTRGAFMQLVRVSDKMKTQMKIDYILVVDTEGLCAPELAGKSTRDHDNELATFVVGLANLTLINIFGENPSEMQDILQIILQAFMRMKKVRLNPSCVFVHQNVSDVTAEEKNRKGRRRLQETLDEMAKLAAEEEVYDAECFSDVIRFDVQKDVKYFAHLWEGNPPMAPPNPKYCDNIQELKETIMSHAAKSNGMMLIELKDRIKDLWEALLNERFVFSFRNTLEISAYRKLETEYSKWSWSLRSTMMETENKLHNKIENQVIHEIEETDLQGELKDTSEEVEKSMSEFFEKDTDANILIQWKSSFEIKIKNVQESILKETKRKLSEILQQRDLKKKIDAQRTNHENTLYEKSKELALKLKQKAKDEETLKKEFDLFWEQSVKKIMRDTPAIKDIDIITDVKRLLSDMHQGYLTVEQIKEGIEDSIFNVISYHKYIILKRSIQKEIRDTVKDPCRTVNASFGNDQILSPADEAQIRSLVTDVVQQTDKMIQSFNISKMGYNISCIQKLTVYIKARVTEHEEGPVKYVFKKQFFVDLDLSIFKRAKENITDQHRLFREANDPVLYLERRREEYYSIFQKYCQGAASAAIFGEIICQKLKEPIEQSVYKKTARDLADEMRSNCESLNGNRSNLEKHIMKTLAEEEDFDKYMNYIHNPRDHFKSFIRDEVCRYITDKFSVSVLPKMKENIELLQQKIMKAAHQSTKHVQEKRGDESTEHVQEKRGDESTEHVQEKRGDESTEYIQVNSGDVGLWLKSFTQQLSDELIFSEKDLSGVKHDDVDDFKLLEDVIRQELPAIMSDISNRFNTNTFPVNLDCKFRPDELLSEHFCRCCWVKCPFCTAICTNTIENHDGDHSVSFHRVSGINGLYYNNTDYLCTHICTSAVANSALYFYPNESQKVLWRDYRTAGEEYARWSITSDLSELPYWKWFVCRFQKDLEKHYSKTFEGHGKIPDEWKKYTKEISLESLDKYI; encoded by the exons ATGCTTCAGACACCGGCTGACAGCATTCCCAAAGCGTCCTCTAGA GGAAAAGACAAGGACTTTGGAACCAGGGTCAGACCAGATCAATGGCTACAAGAAGAGAATAAAACCATTAATTCTCTATTTCACAGACTTCATCTTGAATACAGACACCATCATAAACTGAGAGCTGCAGATGTTCTTCAGATAACTGAACATTCATTACAGTCTCATGAGTCTTGTCCTGAAGAAGAGCTGGTCCAGACTTTTATACAAAAACTACTGTTGATGAACTACAGAGCAAgatacattaatgttaataagGCCAAAGAACAGGTTCGAGTACAACAAAGAGACAATAGCTCTGAAGATGAGGATactatatttgatcatttttttaaagaaaaacctTCATCAAACAAAGGAACATGTCAATCTGATCTCATTCACCCGATGGATGTTCAGATGGCTGTGTTTCATTGTGCTGATGGTTTCCTGAAGCAGCTGATGGTCACTAAACTGTCCCAGTGTCAGTACGCTCTGCCTCTGCTTGTTCCTGATCCATTCACAAAACAGATTGAGTTTCCTCTCTGGACATTCAGACAAATCAACAAAAGCTGGAAGATTAGAAACACCAACAATGAGACCATCAGTAAATCCCAGCCGATCTACAAGGCACAAACTCCAATGGTGTTTTTCTTCAGGTTTGCCTCTGTGTCTTCATCCAAGTCTCAGCTGATGAACAGTCTGATCAATGAGAAACACAACACGTTCTTCCACAGGAACTGTCCAGGCAGCAGCAGAACCAGAGTCCTGATGGATGGAGTGGTGGAGATCGCCTGGTTCTGCCCCTCTGGAACAAATGATGATAAATTCACTGACTGTGTTGCGTTCTGTAATCTACACGGGGATGCAGGAGACCATGAGAAACAGCTGCAGATCCTCACTGAAATGGCTTCAGTCAGTGTTGTTCTTCTACCACAACTTCAGAGAAATGACAGAAGTGCAACAATAATCCAAAACCTGTTCAAGTACAAAAAGCCactcatttgtatttttactgaGGATGAATCAACTGTCACTGAGATGAAGAAAGGGAAATTCAAAATCGGTTTGAAATACAGAAATCAGTCAGACGTATCTGAAGAACTCAGAAGAGCTATAACTGATTGTCTCTCTGAATCATCTTCCACTTTCAGACTTGAAGATGTGTCAAAACACTCAGATATCAGAgtagatgaggatgatgatgatgactgcaggaaaggaagagaagcagcacagcAGATGATGAGTTTACTGGAGAAGAAAGATCTGACAGAAATCAAAGAAACATTTCTGCCTCATCAGGGGAAACTGTGGCATCAGTGGAGTCAGAAGAACAAAGAACTACATCGATCTCGAGGAGATGAGATAGAAATGGACATCAGTAGAAAACAAACAGAGATGACGAAAATCCGTGAACAGCAGTATGAATCTGACATCAGTGAGTTCATGAAGCTCTTTATTAATGAAATTTGTTCAAATGCTGTaattaaaaagatatattttctTAAAAGGCTTGAAATATTCCTGGATGAATATATCACTACTGACTTTTCTACTATACATAGCAAATATGATGAAAAGTGGTCAACAGTTGTAAGACTGATAGCGAATTATGATAGATCTGAGCAACTGACAACTGAACAAACTGATCTTGAGCGAATATCTGAGAAACTTCAAGCTGCAACCTTTGGTTTGGAGCACATCATTAGGGAGATTGGTCAGATCTATGAATCCTGTTCATCAGTGAAGAAGAACAAGAAAGATCTGGAGGTCCACTTCTCTTCTCTCCCAAGTCTTGCAGCAGAGATGATGATCTCTGGATTTCCTCTGGAGCTGATGGATGGAGATGCTGCTCATGTTCCTGTGATCTGGATCTCTGCTGTTCTAGATGAACTCGTCCAGAAACTGGGAGACCAGCGAGTCTTTGTGCTGTCAGTTTTAGGGGTTCAGAGCTCTGGGAAATCCACCATGCTGAACGCTATGTTTGGACTTGAGTTTGCCGTCAGTGCTGGAAGATGCACCAGAGGAGCTTTCATGCAGCTGGTCAGAGTCTCAGACAAGATGAAAACACAGATGAAGATTGACTATATTCTGGTTGTTGATACTGAGGGTCTTTGTGCTCCAGAACTGGCTGGGAAATCAACAAGAGATCATGACAATGAATTGGCCACATTTGTTGTAGGTCTTGCAAATCTGACACTGATCAATATTTTTGGAGAAAATCCTTCTGAAATGCAGGACATTCTTCAGATTATTCTTCAGGCCTTCATGAGGATGAAGAAGGTCAGACTGAATcccagctgtgtgtttgtgcatcagaACGTTTCAGACGTCACAGCTGAAGAGAAAAACAGGAAGGGCAGGAGACGACTGCAGGAGACACTGGATGAGATGGCAAAACTTGCAGCTGAAGAGGAAGTTTATGATGCAGAATGTTTCAGTGATGTCATTAGATTTGATGTTCAGAAAGATGTGAAGTATTTTGCTCATCTCTGGGAGGGAAACCCACCTATGGCACCACCGAACCCAAAGTACTGTGATAATATTCAAGAACTAAAGGAAACTATTATGTCTCATGCAGCAAAATCAAATGGAATGATGCTGATAGAATTAAAAGATCGTATTAAAGATCTCTGGGAGGCTTTACTGAATGAACGATTTGTCTTCAGCTTCAGAAATACCCTGGAGATTTCAGCTTACAGGAAACTAGAGACTGAATACAGCAAGTGGTCCTGGAGTCTACGCAGTACCATGATGGAAACTGAGAACAAACTAcacaataaaatagaaaatcaaGTAATTCATGAGATTGAAGAAACTGATCTTCAAGGAGAACTGAAGGATACAAGTGAAGAAGTTGAAAAATCAATGTCAGAATTCTTTGAGAAAGACACAGATGCAAATATACTGATTCAGTGGAAATcatcatttgaaatcaaaataaaaaatgttcaggAAAGCATTTTGAAAGAAACAAAGAGGAAATTAAGTGAGATTCTTCAGCAGCGAGACCTGAAGAAAAAGATTGATGCTCAGAGGACAAATCATGAAAACACTCTCTATGAAAAGAGCAAAGAACTTGCCTTAAAACTGAAACAGAAAGCAAAAGATGAAGAAACACTGAAAAAAGAGTTTGATTTGTTTTGGGAACAGAGTGTAAAGAAGATCATGAGAGACACTCCTGCAATCAAAGACATTGACATAATAACAGATGTAAAAAGGCTTCTCAGTGACATGCATCAGGGATACCTCACTGTAGAACAGATAAAAGAGGGCATTGAAGACAGTATTTTCAATGTGATAAGTTatcataaatacattattttaaaaagatcgATACAAAAAGAGATTAGAGATACCGTAAAAGATCCTTGTCGAACAGTAAATGCATCATTTGGAAATGATCAAATTCTGTCTCCAGCGGATGAAGCCCAGATCAGATCATTAGTCACAGATGTTGTTCAGCAGACAGACAAAATGATTCagtcatttaacatttcaaaGATGGGCTACAACATCAGCTGCATTCAAAAACTCACAGTTTACATAAAGGCAAGAGTTACAGAACATGAGGAAGGACCAGTGAAATATGTGTTCAAGAAACAGTTCTTTGTGGATTTAGATCTGTCCATCTTTAAAAGAGCAAAGGAGAATATCACTGACCAACACAGACTGTTCAGGGAAGCCAATGATCCTGTTCTCTATTTGgagaggagaagggaagagtACTACAGTATTTTCCAGAAATACTGTCAAGGAGCTGCATCAGCTGCCATTTTTGGTGAGATCATCTGTCAGAAACTTAAAGAGCCCATTGAGCAGAGTGTCTACAAGAAGACCGCAAGAGATTTAGCAGATGAAATGAGATCAAACTGTGAATCACTGAATGGAAACAGATCAAATCTGGAGAAACACATCATGAAGACACTGGCAGAGGAGGAGGACTTTGACAAATACATGAACTACATTCATAATCCCAGAGATCACTTCAAGAGTTTCATCAGAGATGAAGTCTGTCGGTACATCACTGATAAGTTCAGTGTCAGTGTTTTACCAAAGATGAAGGAGAACATTGAACTTCTGCAGCAGAAGATCATGAAAGCAGCTCATCAATCCACTAAACATGTTCaagagaagagaggagatgaATCTACTGAACACGTTCaagagaagagaggagatgaATCTACTGAACACGTTCaagagaagagaggagatgaATCTACTGAATATATTCAAGTCAACAGTGGGGATGTTGGTTTGTGGTTGAAGAGTTTCACACAGCAACTCTCAGATGAGCTGATCTTCTCTGAAAAAGACCTCAGTGGAGTCAAacatgatgatgttgatgatttCAAACTCCTAGAAGATGTGATAAGACAAGAACTTCCTGCTATAATGTCTGACATCAGCAATAGATTCAATACAAATACTTTTCCAGTAAATCTGGACTGTAAATTCAGACCAGATGAACTTCTGAGTGAACACTTCTGTCGGTGCTGTTGGGTTAAGTGTCCATTCTGTACTGCCATTTGCACCAACACCATAGAAAACCATGATGGAGATCACAGTGTTTCCTTTCATCGTGTCAGTGGAATAAACGgattatattacaataatacaGATTACCTGTGTACCCATATCTGCACATCAGCTGTAGCAAACAGTGCTCTGTATTTTTATCCCAATGAATCACAAAAAGTCCTCTGGAGAGATTACAGAACAGCAGGAGAAGAGTACGCGAGGTGGAGCATCACCTCTGATCTCTCTGAACTGCCCTACTGGAAGTGGTTTGTGTGTCGATTCCAGAAAGATCTGGAAAAACACTACAGTAAAACATTTGAGGGACATGGTAAGATCCCAGATGAATGGAAGAAATACACTAAAGAGATTTCTCTAGAGAGTTTGGATAAATACATTTAG
- the pick1 gene encoding PRKCA-binding protein, translating to MFTDMDYELEEDKLGIPTVPGTVTLKKDAQNLIGISIGGGAQFCPCLYIVQVFDNTPAAQDGALAAGDEITGVNGKPVKGRTKVEVAKMIQAVQGEVVIQYNKLQADPKQGKSLDIVLKKVKHRLVENMSSGTADALGLSRAILCNDGLVKRLEELEKTAELYKGLMEHTKRLLRAFYELSQTHRAFGDVFSVIGVREPQAAASEAFVKFAEAHRNMEKFGIQLLKTIKPMLHDLNTYLHKAIPDTKLTIRKYLDVKFEYLSYCLKVKEMDDEEYSCIALGEPLYRVSTGNYEYRLILRCRQEARARFAKMRKDVLEKIELLDQKHVQDIVFQLQRFVSGMSHYYDDCYAVLKEADVFPIEVDLSRTMINYSGQSLSYEDEDEEETSRGDEDHALQTENGAEKLVDDQ from the exons ATGTTCACAGACATGGATTATGAGCTCGAGGAGGACAAACT tgggATTCCCACAGTTCCCGGGACAGTGACTCTGAAGAAGGACGCACAGAACCTGATTGGGATCAGTATTGGGGGCGGAGCTCAGTTCTGTCCCTGTCTCTACATCGTACAG gTGTTTGATAACACCCCGGCCGCTCAGGACGGGGCTCTGGCTGCCGGCGATGAGATCACAGGAGTCAACGGCAAACCGGTGAAAGGAAGGACTAAAGTAGAGGTGGCCAAGATGATCCAGGCCGTGCAG GGTGAAGTGGTGATCCAGTATAACAAACTGCAGGCCGACCCGAAGCAGGGCAAATCTCTGGACATCG tgctgaAGAAGGTGAAGCACCGTCTGGTGGAGAACATGAGTTCAGGAACCGCAGACGCTCTGGGACTCAGCAGAGCCATTCTGTGCAACG aCGGTCTGGTGAAGAGGCTGGAGGAGCTGGAGAAAACTGCTGAACTTTATAAAG gactgATGGAGCACACCAAGAGACTGTTAAGAGCTTTCTATGAGCTCTCGCAGACTCACAGAG CGTTTGGCGACGTGTTCTCCGTCATCGGTGTCCGTGAGCCGCAGGCCGCTGCCAGCGAAGCCTTCGTGAAGTTTGCTGAAGCTCATCGAAACATGGAGAAGTTCGGCATCCAGCTGCTGAAGACCATCAAACCT aTGCTGCATGATCTGAACACGTATCTGCACAAAGCGATTCCTGACACCAAACTCACCATCCGCAAATACCTGGACGTCAAGTTTGAGTACCTG TCGTACTGTCTAAAGGTGAAGGAGATGGATGATGAAGAGTACAGCTGTATC GCGTTAGGAGAGCCGCTGTACCGTGTCAGCACCGGTAACTATGAATACCGCTTGATCCTGCGCTGTCGACAGGAGGCTCGTGCTCGATTCGCCAAGATGCGCAAAGACGTTCTGGAGAAAATCGAGCTCCTGGACCAGAAACATG TCCAGGACATCGTGTTCCAGCTGCAGCGCTTCGTCTCTGGGATGTCCCACTACTACGACGACTGCTACGCCGTGCTGAAGGAGGCCGACGTGTTCCCCATCGAGGTGGATCTGTCCCGAACCATGATCAACTACAGCGGACAGAGCCTCTCGTACGAGGACGAGGACGAGGAAGAGACGAGCAGAGGAGACGAAGACCACGCTCTACAGACTGAGAACGGAGCCGAGAAACTCGTCGACGACCAGTGA